In Anopheles gambiae chromosome 2, idAnoGambNW_F1_1, whole genome shotgun sequence, a single window of DNA contains:
- the LOC1281930 gene encoding putative serine protease K12H4.7, giving the protein MKSPLALVCLLGFVGAFVLEPQPQQKDGVQQVLRNQRAWERMHREPPIQGGSPSRKAAPVETKHIMQRLDHFDPQNVNTWSMRYMANGEHYVEGGPLFIYVGGEWEISAGSISRGHVYDMAAELKGYLFYTEHRFYGQSHPTVDLRTDKLKYLNIDQALADLAHFVVEMRKTIPGAEKSGVIMIGGSYSATMVSWFRQKYPHLINGAWASSAPVFAKVEFTEYKEIVTESIRLVGGQSCADRIERAIRQTEELLDRGEYASVAQEFQLCSDVDLSQPLDRMNFFSSLSDEFAGVVQYHSTGDIEGVCQVIEDATITDDMQALAKLVTRGLTSTNCNSYGYKAMVDYYKNTAWNEGAAMSSMRQWLYQTCAEYGWYQISGSSKQIFGSSFPVDLFVKLCGDLYDGFFDKTRMMNNADRTNVIYGGWNPEVTNVFFTQGQLDPWRAMGIQQDLNDQSPAVVIPGAAHCADLSSITAQDSAEMRAAKEKILELVKKWLA; this is encoded by the exons ATGAAATCTCCGTTGGCCTTGGTTTGCCTTCTGGGCTTCGTGGGCGCGTTTGTCCTGGagccgcagccgcagcagAAAGATGGCGTTCAGCAAGTGCTCCGCAATCAGCGGGCATGGGAACGGATGCACCGAGAGCCTCCGATTCAGGGCGGTTCGCCGTCGCGCAAGGCCGCCCCCGTCGAGACGAAACACATCATGCAGCGGCTGGATCACTTTGACCCGCAAAATGTCAACACCTGGTCGATG CGCTACATGGCCAACGGTGAACACTACGTCGAGGGCGGCCCGCTGTTCATCTACGTCGGCGGTGAGTGGGAAATCTCCGCGGGAAGCATCTCCCGTGGCCACGTGTACGATATGGCGGCCGAGCTGAAGGGTTATCTGTTCTACACCGAGCATCGTTTCTACGGCCAGAGCCATCCGACTGT CGACCTACGTACTGATAAACTGAAGTATCTGAACATCGATCAGGCGCTGGCGGATTTGGCGCACTTTGTGGTGGAGATGCGCAAGACGATCCCGGGTGCGGAGAAGTCGGGCGTTATCATGATCGGTGGATCGTACTCCGCCACCATGGTGTCGTGGTTCCGCCAGAAGTACCCGCACCTGATAAACGGAGCGTGGGCCTCAAGTGCTCCGGTGTTTGCCAAGGTTGAGTTTACCG AGTACAAGGAGATTGTGACGGAGAGCATCCGACTGGTCGGAGGACAGAGCTGTGCCGATCGTATTGAGCGGGCCATCCGGCAGACAGAGGAGCTACTGGACCGCGGGGAGTACGCAAGTGTCGCGCAGGAGTTTCAGCTGTGCAGCGATGTGGATCTGTCCCAGCCGCTGGATCGCATGAACTTCTTCAGCAGTCTGTCGGATGAGTTTGCGGGAGTGGTTCAGTATCACTCGACCGGAGACATTGAGGGTGTGTGCCAGGTCATCGAGGATGCCACCATCACGGACGATATGCAAGCGCTGGCCAAGCTTGTGACGCGAGGTTTGACATCGACCAACTGCAACAGCTATGGCTACAAGGCTATGGTTGATTACTACAAAAACACCGCCTGGAATGAGGGTGCTGCCATGAGCTCAA TGCGCCAGTGGCTGTACCAAACCTGTGCCGAGTACGGATGGTATCAGATTTCGGGCTCGTCCAAGCAGATCTTTGGTTCCAGCTTCCCGGTCGACTTGTTCGTGAAGTTGTGTGGTGATCTGTACGATGGATT CTTCGATAAGACGAGAATGATGAACAATGCCGACAGGACGAACGTCATCTACGGCGGATGGAATCCGGAAGTGACGAACGTCTTCTTCACTCAGGGTCAACTTGATCCTTGGCGTGCGATGGGCATCCAGCAGGATCTGAACGATCAGTCCCCGGCTGTCGTCATTCCAG GAGCTGCCCACTGTGCCGATTTGAGCTCAATCACCGCCCAAGATTCGGCTGAAATGCGAGCAGCGAAGGAAAAGATTCTGGAGCTGGTAAAGAAATGGCTAGCCTAA
- the LOC1281929 gene encoding trypsin: protein MRCSARALRMVVVAICCTDLIFAYFALAVPLEAVVARVHRLPAVRLLRVRASDDPRADRIVGGSKTTIESVPYQVSLRYFNNHICGGSIISHSWVLTAAHCLDWYPNNDEITVRTGSTSQSAGGSLHAVFYYHLHERYDPNEFQWDVATVRVRTPMGLGAGRAPIPLATSTEWTVGERILVTGWGYLTAAGKVDDTLQMILLDAVPQESCNRTWTGFITADMLCAGGPGVDACAGDSGGPAVQDGVQYGIVSWGSIDCGNGLPGVFTNIAHPSVRSFIRRTTMH, encoded by the exons ATGCGATGCAGCGCCCGTGCTCTTCGAATGGTGGTCGTGGCCATCTGTTGCACTGATTTAATTTTCGCTTATTtcg CGCTCGCCGTGCCGCTAGAAGCTGTGGTTGCGAGAGTGCATCGTTTGCCGGCGGTTCGGTTGCTGCGGGTCAGAGCGAGCGACGACCCAAGGGCCGACCGAATCGTCGGTGGCAGTAAGACAACCATCGAGAGCGTTCCTTATCAGGTTTCGCTgcgatatttcaataatcACATCTGCGGTGGATCCATCATATCTCACTCGTGGGTGCTGACGGCAGCACACTGTCTGGATTGGTATCCCAACAATGACGAA ATTACAGTGCGCACCGGGAGCACCAGCCAGTCGGCGGGCGGATCGCTGCATGCGGTGTTTTACTACCACCTTCACGAGCGCTACGACCCCAACGAGTTCCAGTGGGATGTGGCCACCGTTCGCGTCCGTACGCCCATGGGGTTGGGCGCGGGCAGAGCGCCCATTCCGCTGGCCACCTCGACCGAGTGGACCGTTGGCGAGCGCATCTTGGTGACGGGCTGGGGCTATCTGACCGCCGCCGGGAAGGTCGACGATACCTTGCAGATGATCCTGCTGGACGCGGTACCGCAGGAGTCGTGCAACCGTACCTGGACCGGTTTCATCACGGCAGA CATGCTCTGTGCCGGCGGGCCGGGCGTCGATGCGTGCGCTGGGGACAGTGGAGGACCGGCGGTGCAGGACGGCGTACAGTACGGGATCGTGTCGTGGGGTTCGATCGACTGTGGCAACGGACTGCCCGGGGTGTTCACCAACATTGCTCATCCGTCGGTTCGAAGTTTCATTCGCCGCACCACGATGCATTAG